One stretch of Tribolium castaneum strain GA2 chromosome 5, icTriCast1.1, whole genome shotgun sequence DNA includes these proteins:
- the Ing5 gene encoding inhibitor of growth protein 5 isoform X1, translating into MTSALYLEHYLDSLEHLPIELQRNFTLMRDLDSRAQGLMQNIDSLSDNFLRNQKTISPEEKKEQLFKIQSLFNKAKEYGDDKVQLAIQTYELVDKHIRRLDNDLARFESEIQDKALNSRNQDEPSVGKKGRKKTKDGKTEKKKRPGNSSEEDSTGTVRGTKKKKQKGAGSTGNSGSTTGSGAKAALGEATDSVSVLPGLAGIAHPSDVLDMPVDPNEPTYCLCHQVSYGEMIGCDNPDCPIEWFHFACVGLTTKPKGKWYCPKCTQDRKKK; encoded by the exons ATGACGTCTGCCTTGTATTTGGAGCATTACCTGGACA GCTTGGAACATTTACCAATCGAGTTGCAAAGAAATTTCACTTTAATGCGGGATTTAGATTCCCGGGCGCAAGGTTTAATGCAAAATATTGACTCTCTATCCgacaattttttgagaaatcaGAAAACCATTAGTCCAGAGGAGAAGAAGGAACAACTGTTTAAAATCCAATCGTTATTCAACAAAGCAAAA GAATATGGTGACGATAAAGTCCAGTTGGCAATTCAAACCTATGAACTAGTTGATAAACACATTAGGAGGTTAGACAATGATTTAGCGAGGTTTGAGTCTGAAATTCAAGACAAAGCTCTGAATTCCCGCAACCAGGATGAGCCCTCAGTTGGCAAGA AAGGTAGGAAAAAAACCAAAGATGGTAAAACGGAGAAGAAGAAACGTCCTGGTAATTCAAGTGAAGAAGACTCGACGGGAACAGTTCGGGGCACAAAGAAGAAGAAGCAAAAGGGGGCCGGTTCTACTGGAAATAGTGGCAGTACTACAGGCAGTGGCGCCAAAGCTGCCCTAGGTGAGG ccaCTGATTCAGTCTCTGTACTGCCAGGCTTAGCTGGAATCGCACATCCGAGCGACGTTCTGGATATGCCTGTCGATCCAAACGAACCAACATATTGCCTTTGTCATCAAGTATCATACGGAGAAATGATCGGTTGTGATAACCCAGAT tgCCCTATTGAATGGTTTCATTTCGCTTGTGTGGGCTTGACAACTAAACCCAAGGGTAAATGGTACTGCCCTAAATGCACACAAGACAGAAAGAAGAAATAA
- the Ing5 gene encoding inhibitor of growth protein 5 isoform X2 has protein sequence MTSALYLEHYLDSLEHLPIELQRNFTLMRDLDSRAQGLMQNIDSLSDNFLRNQKTISPEEKKEQLFKIQSLFNKAKEYGDDKVQLAIQTYELVDKHIRRLDNDLARFESEIQDKALNSRNQDEPSVGKSRKKTKDGKTEKKKRPGNSSEEDSTGTVRGTKKKKQKGAGSTGNSGSTTGSGAKAALGEATDSVSVLPGLAGIAHPSDVLDMPVDPNEPTYCLCHQVSYGEMIGCDNPDCPIEWFHFACVGLTTKPKGKWYCPKCTQDRKKK, from the exons ATGACGTCTGCCTTGTATTTGGAGCATTACCTGGACA GCTTGGAACATTTACCAATCGAGTTGCAAAGAAATTTCACTTTAATGCGGGATTTAGATTCCCGGGCGCAAGGTTTAATGCAAAATATTGACTCTCTATCCgacaattttttgagaaatcaGAAAACCATTAGTCCAGAGGAGAAGAAGGAACAACTGTTTAAAATCCAATCGTTATTCAACAAAGCAAAA GAATATGGTGACGATAAAGTCCAGTTGGCAATTCAAACCTATGAACTAGTTGATAAACACATTAGGAGGTTAGACAATGATTTAGCGAGGTTTGAGTCTGAAATTCAAGACAAAGCTCTGAATTCCCGCAACCAGGATGAGCCCTCAGTTGGCAAGA GTAGGAAAAAAACCAAAGATGGTAAAACGGAGAAGAAGAAACGTCCTGGTAATTCAAGTGAAGAAGACTCGACGGGAACAGTTCGGGGCACAAAGAAGAAGAAGCAAAAGGGGGCCGGTTCTACTGGAAATAGTGGCAGTACTACAGGCAGTGGCGCCAAAGCTGCCCTAGGTGAGG ccaCTGATTCAGTCTCTGTACTGCCAGGCTTAGCTGGAATCGCACATCCGAGCGACGTTCTGGATATGCCTGTCGATCCAAACGAACCAACATATTGCCTTTGTCATCAAGTATCATACGGAGAAATGATCGGTTGTGATAACCCAGAT tgCCCTATTGAATGGTTTCATTTCGCTTGTGTGGGCTTGACAACTAAACCCAAGGGTAAATGGTACTGCCCTAAATGCACACAAGACAGAAAGAAGAAATAA
- the verm gene encoding chitin deacetylase 2 isoform A precursor (isoform A precursor is encoded by transcript variant A; The RefSeq protein has 3 substitutions compared to this genomic sequence), with the protein MANKTYWLCCLLLLGIAFAQEEEGGDEATADELCENRPADEYFRLTTEGDCRDVVRCDKNSDNNGATRLASVRCPVGLAFDIERQTCDWKTKVNNCDVIEKPRKVLPNFKTDEPICPDGKLSCGNGECIDKELFCNGKPDCKDESDENSCTVETDPNRAPDCDPTQCVLPDCFCSADGTRIPGQLEPANVPQMITLTFNGAVNIDNIDLYEEIFNGNRANPNGCQIRGTFFVSHKYTNYSAVQDLHRRGHEIAVFSLTHKEDPNYWSQGSYDDWLAEMAGARLIVERFANITDGSIIGVRAPYLRVGGNKQFEMMADQFFVYDASITASLGRVPIWPYTLYFRMPHKCNGNAHNCPSRSHPVWEIVMNELDRRDDPTFDESLPGCHMVDSCSNIQTGEQFARLLRHNFNRHLNSNRAPLGLHFHASWLKSKKEFKEELIKFIEEMLQRNDVYFVTNLQVIQWMQNPTELNGLRDFQEWKEKCDIKGQPYCSLPNSCALTTRELPGETLRLFTCMECPNNYPWILEPTGDGFSVRK; encoded by the exons ATGGCTAACAAAACATATTGGCTGTGTTGTTTGTTACTTCTTGGGATCG CTTTTGCTCAAGAGGAAGAGGGAGGCGATGAAGCCACAGCAGATGAGCTCTGCGAAAACAGACCAGCAGACGAATATTTCAGATTGACCACGGAAGGCGACTGCAGGGATGTAGTAAG GTGCGACAAAAATAGTGACAACAACGGCGCCACAAGACTGGCGTCTGTTCGGTGTCCAGTTGGTCTAGCCTTTGACATTGAACGTCAGACTTGCGATTGGAAAACAAAAGTGAACAACTGTGATGTTATAGAAA AGCCCCGCAAGGTCTTGCCCAATTTTAAAACGGACGAGCCCATCTGCCCTGAAGGGAAACTGTCTTGTGGCAATGGTGAATGTATCGACAAGGAATTGTTCTGTAACGGTAAACCCGATTGCAAGGACGAATCTGACGAAAATTCTTGCA CTGTGGAAACCGATCCAAATCGGGCGCCTGATTGCGACCCCACCCAGTGCGTTCTCCCTGACTGCTTCTGTTCCGCCGACGGTACCAGGATCCCCGGCCAACTGGAGCCCGCCAACGTGCCCCAGATGATCACCTTAACCTTCAACGGCGCCGTCAATGTCGACAACATCGACTTGTACGAGGAGATCTTCAACGGAAACCGCGCCAACCCCAACGGCTGCCAGATCAGGGGGACCTTCTTCGTCTCGCACAAATACACGAACTACTCCGCCGTCCAAGACCTGCACCGACGCGGCCACGAAATCGCCGTGTTTTCGCTGACGCACAAAGAGGACCCCAACTACTGGAGCCAAGGGTCTTACGACGACTGGCTTGCCGAGATGGCCGGAGCGCGTCTGATCGTTGAGCGCTTCGCCAACATCACGGACGGTTCCATCATCGGCGTCCGAGCCCCGTACCTTCGCGTCGGAGGCAACAAACAGTTCGAAATGATGGCCGACCAGTTCTTCGTCTACGACGCCTCCATCACGGCGTCCTTGGGCCGCGTGCCCATCTGGCCCTACACCCTCTACTTCCGGATGCCGCACAAGTGCAACGGAAACGCGCACAACTGCCCCAGCCGAAGCCACCCGGTCTGGGAAATCGTCATGAACGAGCTGGACAGACGTGATGACCCCACTTTTGACGAATCTTTGCCTGGTTGTCACATGGTCGACTCCTGCTCGAATATTCAAACAGGCGAGCAGTTTGCTCGTCTCCTCAGACACAACTTCAACCGCCACTTGAACAGCAACCGCGCGCCTCTCGGGCTCCACTTCCACGCCTCCTGGCTGAAGAGCAAGAAAGAATTCAAGGAAGAGCTTATTAAATTCATCGAAGAGATGTTGCAGCGTAATGATGTCTATTTTGTGACCAACCTCCAGGTCATCCAATGGATGCAGAATCCAACTGAGCTGAACGGCTTGCGTGACTTCCAAGAATGGAAGGAGAAATGCGATATTAAAGGCCAGCCTTACTGTTCCCTGCCTAATTCGTGCGCGCTGACTACGAGGGAGCTTCCAGGAGAGACGCTCCGTCTGTTCACCTGCATGGAATGCCCCAATAATTACCCCTGGATTTTGGATCCCACAGGAGACGGCTTCTCCGttaggaaataa
- the Ing5 gene encoding inhibitor of growth protein 5 isoform X3 — translation MTSALYLEHYLDSLEHLPIELQRNFTLMRDLDSRAQGLMQNIDSLSDNFLRNQKTISPEEKKEQLFKIQSLFNKAKEYGDDKVQLAIQTYELVDKHIRRLDNDLARFESEIQDKALNSRNQDEPSVGKKGRKKTKDGKTEKKKRPGNSSEEDSTGTVRGTKKKKQKGAGSTGNSGSTTGSGAKAALATDSVSVLPGLAGIAHPSDVLDMPVDPNEPTYCLCHQVSYGEMIGCDNPDCPIEWFHFACVGLTTKPKGKWYCPKCTQDRKKK, via the exons ATGACGTCTGCCTTGTATTTGGAGCATTACCTGGACA GCTTGGAACATTTACCAATCGAGTTGCAAAGAAATTTCACTTTAATGCGGGATTTAGATTCCCGGGCGCAAGGTTTAATGCAAAATATTGACTCTCTATCCgacaattttttgagaaatcaGAAAACCATTAGTCCAGAGGAGAAGAAGGAACAACTGTTTAAAATCCAATCGTTATTCAACAAAGCAAAA GAATATGGTGACGATAAAGTCCAGTTGGCAATTCAAACCTATGAACTAGTTGATAAACACATTAGGAGGTTAGACAATGATTTAGCGAGGTTTGAGTCTGAAATTCAAGACAAAGCTCTGAATTCCCGCAACCAGGATGAGCCCTCAGTTGGCAAGA AAGGTAGGAAAAAAACCAAAGATGGTAAAACGGAGAAGAAGAAACGTCCTGGTAATTCAAGTGAAGAAGACTCGACGGGAACAGTTCGGGGCACAAAGAAGAAGAAGCAAAAGGGGGCCGGTTCTACTGGAAATAGTGGCAGTACTACAGGCAGTGGCGCCAAAGCTGCCCTAG ccaCTGATTCAGTCTCTGTACTGCCAGGCTTAGCTGGAATCGCACATCCGAGCGACGTTCTGGATATGCCTGTCGATCCAAACGAACCAACATATTGCCTTTGTCATCAAGTATCATACGGAGAAATGATCGGTTGTGATAACCCAGAT tgCCCTATTGAATGGTTTCATTTCGCTTGTGTGGGCTTGACAACTAAACCCAAGGGTAAATGGTACTGCCCTAAATGCACACAAGACAGAAAGAAGAAATAA
- the myd gene encoding 45 kDa calcium-binding protein has translation MKIAHNFKHLILLLRWSYTVPILCYITFFLTIWMLSVPLKPIKIVKEIRLEKPEDSFEIRMKNSNFNSDRKDEESSLLNNKNEYLININTNENANKDQTEILQDVFKRADKDGNNKLDSKELSEWIRKKIVEHISTAVSNNYALFTMIDVDPRNGVITWKEYHTYFLKRRGFSKKYVENHDEKRHRGLQRSIKEQIMRDKASWMEAARSNPDALTVDEFLAFTHPESSAANQLALVDELYDKFDRDGDELLTEDEFAILQTEGNDDETVIVRQDENERRAEFRKSVDLNGDGRADRRELLHYVAPQSPRHSEHEAEALLALADGDHDNMLSLDEILAHPDLFLKSKMVDTGRSFHDEF, from the exons ATGAAAATTGCtcacaatttcaaacatctcATTTTGCTGTTGAGGTGGTCTTACACCGTCCCTATTCTGTGTTACATCACGTTTTTTCTAACAATTTGGATGCTGTCCGTGCCACTAAAGCCCATcaaaattgtgaaagaaaTACGTCTTGAAAAGCCCGAAGATTCGTTCGAAATACGAAtgaaaaatagtaatttcaaTTCGGATCGAAAAGACGAAGAAAGCTCCcttctaaataataaaaacgaatACTTGATCAACATAAATACGAACGAAAACGCCAACAAGGACCAGACTGAAATCCTTCAAGACGTATTTAAAAG agCCGACAAAGACGGAAATAACAAACTTGACTCTAAAGAACTTTCCGAAtggataagaaaaaaaattgttgaacataTTTCCACCGCTGTTAGCAATAATTACGCCCTATTTACTATGATAGACGTTGATCCAAGAAACGGTGTAATAACTTGGAAAGAGTATCACACGTATTTCCTCAAAAGGCGAGGCTTTAGCAAGAAATATGTGGAAAATCATGACGAGAAACGGCACAGAGGCCTCCAAAGATCAATCAAAG aacaaATAATGAGGGACAAAGCGTCTTGGATGGAAGCCGCTCGCTCCAACCCTGACGCTTTAACAGTCGACGAATTTCTGGCCTTCACCCATCCCGAATCCAGTGCTGCCAACCAATTGGCACTGGTCGACGAACTGTACGACAAATTCGACCGAGATGGAGACGAGTTACTAACAGAGGACGAATTTGCGATTCTCCAAACTGAAG GTAACGACGACGAAACAGTCATTGTCAGACAAGACGAAAATGAAAGACGAGCCGAGTTTCGCAAATCTGTTGATTTGAACGGAGACGGTCGAGCCGATAGGAGAGAGCTTTTACATTACGTTGCACCGCAAAGTCCTAGACACAGTGAACACGAAGCTGAAGCCCTTCTAGCGTTGGCCGATGGGGATCATGACAATATGTTATCACTCGATGAAATACTCGCACATCCAGacctatttttaaaatcgaaaATGGTTGACACCGGGCGAAGCTTTCACGATGAATTTTGA
- the LOC658202 gene encoding cuticlin-1, which yields MSRSRLFPKLFIVALISHSYSSEENNGIFQSDIGDQMTIGLSDTGYKSVQLKCGSNSMLVALETDEDFDGVIYTRGNFHDKTSACFLDPGPQRGQRSFSIKFPLDQCNTKKKGETYSNTLVLQHDKELIMPGDAAFHLECDYSKPRDVTVNANLHNEKSVTSRITLTDADPSFKKNKRDKRSTIENKTDSVVLTQEFLRGRMSPNI from the exons atgtctCGATCGCGCCTATTtccaaaactttttattgtTGCCCTAATCTCGCATTCATACAGTTCTGAGGAAAACAATG GAATATTTCAGTCAGATATTGGGGACCAAATGACAATCGGCTTAAGCGATACGGGATACAAGAGTGTTCAATTAAAATGCGGTTCGAATTCAATGCTGGTAGCGCTGGAAACGGATGAGGACTTTGACGGTGTGATTTACACCAGAGGCAATTTTCACGATAAAACTTCGGCCTGTTTCCTCGACCCGGGGCCTCAGAGGGGCCAACGGTCCTTTTCCATCAAGTTTCCCTTGGATCAGTGCAACACCAAAAAA AAAGGTGAAACCTACTCAAATACTTTGGTTTTGCAACACGACAAGGAGTTAATAATGCCAGGCGATGCGGCTTTTCACCTGGAATGCGACTACAGTAAGCCTAGAGACGTCACTGTTAACGCAAATTTGCATAA TGAAAAGTCTGTAACTTCACGGATCACTCTGACCGATGCGGACCCTTCgtttaagaaaaacaaaagagACAAAAGATCgacaattgaaaataaaaccgattcagTTGTCTTAACACAAGAGTTTCTAAGAGGGC GTATGTcaccaaatatttaa
- the verm gene encoding chitin deacetylase 2 isoform B precursor (isoform B precursor is encoded by transcript variant B; The RefSeq protein has 2 substitutions compared to this genomic sequence) codes for MANKTYWLCCLLLLGIAFAQEEEGGDEATADELCENRPADEYFRLTTEGDCRDVVRCTKSGLKQITCPSGLAFDIDKQTCDWKGKVNNCDKLEKPRKVLPNFKTDEPICPDGKLSCGNGECIDKELFCNGKPDCKDESDENSCTVETDPNRALDCDPTQCVLPDCFCSADGTRIPGQLEPANVPQMITLTFNGAVNVDNIDLYEEIFNGNRANPNGCQIRGTFFVSHKYTNYSAVQDLHRRGHEIAVFSLTHKEDPNYWSQGSYDDWLAEMAGARLIVERFANITDGSIIGVRAPYLRVGGNKQFEMMADQFFVYDASITASLGRVPIWPYTLYFRMPHKCNGNAHNCPSRSHPVWEIVMNELDRRDDPTFDESLPGCHMVDSCSNIQTGEQFARLLRHNFNRHLNSNRAPLGLHFHASWLKSKKEFKEELIKFIEEMLQRNDVYFVTNLQVIQWMQNPTELNGLRDFQEWKEKCDIKGQPYCSLPNSCALTTRELPGETLRLFTCMECPNNYPWILDPTGDGFSVRK; via the exons ATGGCTAACAAAACATATTGGCTGTGTTGTTTGTTACTTCTTGGGATCG CTTTTGCTCAAGAGGAAGAGGGAGGCGATGAAGCCACAGCAGATGAGCTCTGCGAAAACAGACCAGCAGACGAATATTTCAGATTGACCACGGAAGGCGACTGCAGGGATGTAGTAAG GTGTACTAAGTCCGGTCTAAAGCAAATCACTTGTCCCAGCGGATTGGCATTTGACATCGATAAACAAACATGTGACTGGAAAGGAAAAGTCAATAACTGTGATAAACTTGAGA AGCCCCGCAAGGTCTTGCCCAATTTTAAAACGGACGAGCCCATCTGCCCTGAAGGGAAACTGTCTTGTGGCAATGGTGAATGTATCGACAAGGAATTGTTCTGTAACGGTAAACCCGATTGCAAGGACGAATCTGACGAAAATTCTTGCA CTGTGGAAACCGATCCAAATCGGGCGCCTGATTGCGACCCCACCCAGTGCGTTCTCCCTGACTGCTTCTGTTCCGCCGACGGTACCAGGATCCCCGGCCAACTGGAGCCCGCCAACGTGCCCCAGATGATCACCTTAACCTTCAACGGCGCCGTCAATGTCGACAACATCGACTTGTACGAGGAGATCTTCAACGGAAACCGCGCCAACCCCAACGGCTGCCAGATCAGGGGGACCTTCTTCGTCTCGCACAAATACACGAACTACTCCGCCGTCCAAGACCTGCACCGACGCGGCCACGAAATCGCCGTGTTTTCGCTGACGCACAAAGAGGACCCCAACTACTGGAGCCAAGGGTCTTACGACGACTGGCTTGCCGAGATGGCCGGAGCGCGTCTGATCGTTGAGCGCTTCGCCAACATCACGGACGGTTCCATCATCGGCGTCCGAGCCCCGTACCTTCGCGTCGGAGGCAACAAACAGTTCGAAATGATGGCCGACCAGTTCTTCGTCTACGACGCCTCCATCACGGCGTCCTTGGGCCGCGTGCCCATCTGGCCCTACACCCTCTACTTCCGGATGCCGCACAAGTGCAACGGAAACGCGCACAACTGCCCCAGCCGAAGCCACCCGGTCTGGGAAATCGTCATGAACGAGCTGGACAGACGTGATGACCCCACTTTTGACGAATCTTTGCCTGGTTGTCACATGGTCGACTCCTGCTCGAATATTCAAACAGGCGAGCAGTTTGCTCGTCTCCTCAGACACAACTTCAACCGCCACTTGAACAGCAACCGCGCGCCTCTCGGGCTCCACTTCCACGCCTCCTGGCTGAAGAGCAAGAAAGAATTCAAGGAAGAGCTTATTAAATTCATCGAAGAGATGTTGCAGCGTAATGATGTCTATTTTGTGACCAACCTCCAGGTCATCCAATGGATGCAGAATCCAACTGAGCTGAACGGCTTGCGTGACTTCCAAGAATGGAAGGAGAAATGCGATATTAAAGGCCAGCCTTACTGTTCCCTGCCTAATTCGTGCGCGCTGACTACGAGGGAGCTTCCAGGAGAGACGCTCCGTCTGTTCACCTGCATGGAATGCCCCAATAATTACCCCTGGATTTTGGATCCCACAGGAGACGGCTTCTCCGttaggaaataa
- the LOC103312986 gene encoding testicular acid phosphatase homolog, with protein MFLKCPLSFLMLIASVGIIPTNSTLTQLHIVFRHGERAPTETYKNDPHINVTWSGGWGQLTNRGKLEMYLLGLKMRQLYHDFIPKYYFPDEVKVMSSYADRCLMSAQALLAGLFPPRDDQVWNKDLLWQPIPVHYVPRSQDNLIAMKAKCKKYDEEFADVFHSEAIKKIDEENKELYDYLTKNTGQKMDSVGKVELLYNTLEIERLHNLTPPSWTQNVSWEQMRKLAARSLETFTETNFMKRMKGGVFLSKVITDMETDKKSPLLFLYAAHDLTLVNILKTLGYKTMLKPGFGASLVFELRNNSQITLLYRDDIKSDPERIAVESCNTPCLLSGFKTALKEFLPSNWKLECNQ; from the exons ATGTTTCTAAAATGTCCCCTTTCCTTCCTTATGCTAATCGCCTCTGTTGGCATCATTCCCACAAATTCAACACTTACGCAACTTCATATT GTGTTTAGACATGGCGAACGGGCCCCCACAGAAACCTACAAGAATGACCCACATATCAACGTCACGTGGTCAGGAGGTTGGGGTCAATTAACAAAC CGCGGCAAATTGGAAATGTATTTACTTGGGCTGAAAATGAGGCAACTCTACCATGACTTTATCcccaaatattattttccgGATGAAGTAAAAGTCATGAGCAGTTATGCCGACCGATGCCTTATGAGTGCCCAGGCTTTACTGGCCGGCCTGTTTCCACCCAGAGATGATCAAGTCTGGAATAAAGACCTCTTATGGCAGCCCATTCCTGTACATTACGTTCCCCGAAGTCAGGATAAT TTGATTGCGATGAaagctaaatgcaaaaaatacgaCGAGGAGTTCGCTGATGTTTTTCACTCCGAAGCGATCAAGAAAatcgatgaagaaaataaggAATTGTACgactatttaacaaaaaacacgGGACAGAAAATGGATTCTGTTGGGAAAGTTGAATTGTTGTACAACACTCTGGAGATTGAACGTTTGCACAATTTGACTCCTCCATCTTGGACGCAAAACGTGTCCTGGGAGCAAATGCGGAAACTCGCAGCCAGAAGTTTAGAAACATTTACTGAGACAAACTTTATGAAGAGAATGAAAGGGG GAGTGTTTTTGAGCAAAGTGATAACAGACATGGAAACAGATAAAAAGAGCCCTTTGCTTTTCTTGTATGCAGCACATGATCTTACCCTTgtaaatatcttaaaaactttGGGTTACAAGACGATGCTAAAACCCGGATTTGGTGCTTCCTTGGTTTTTGAATTGCGCAACAATTCACAAATTACc TTGTTATATCGGGATGATATTAAAAGTGATCCAGAGAGGATTGCAGTTGAAAGTTGCAACACTCCGTGTTTATTGAGTGGATTCAAAACCGCCCTAAAGGAGTTTCTTCCGTCAAACTGGAAGTTGGAATGCAATCAGTGA